One Nerophis ophidion isolate RoL-2023_Sa linkage group LG23, RoL_Noph_v1.0, whole genome shotgun sequence genomic window carries:
- the LOC133541446 gene encoding cytochrome P450 2K1-like, with protein MFEELLQVPALGSWLGLLAGLLAVYLLYSSWTFQDEQKHPPGPRRLPLLGNLHQLDLNWLDKSLFKLSKRYGPVFTIYLGLKKVVVLAGCKTVKQALINHAEEFGEREITPLFHDFSKGHGIVFSNGDGWKEMRRFTLATLRDFGMGKRLSEEKISEECHYLIEEFEKHEGKAFDNTTLITYAVSNIISAIIFGKRFDFKDPILQEMLENDKQIIRLSASDSIMIYDAFPMLGPWLKNWRDLMKNVEDIKQRLLHLINKLRETFNPDICRCFVDAFCTRKLNLEESDAQKVHYHDDNLVYSVMDLFGAGTDTGSSALRWSLLLMAKYHQIQDRVQEELSRVVGDRQITMEDRRNLPYIDAVIHESLRFANIVPMTVTYNTSRDVTFQGYFIEKGTTVLPLLTSVLYDESEWETPNTFNPSHFLDKEGKFIRRDAFLPFSAGRRACLGEGLARMELFLFFTHLLQRFRFTPAPGMSEDQLVLTPVVGFTLSPLPHQLCAVSRH; from the exons ATGTTTGAAGAGCTCCTGCAGGTTCCTGCTTTGGGCTCGTGGTTGGGGCTTCTTGCAGGCTTGCTGGCCGTCTATCTTTTGTACTCCAGTTGGACTTTCCAAGATGAACAGAAGCATCCTCCTGGACCCAGACGTCTTCCCTTGCTTGGTAACCTCCATCAGTTGGATCTCAATTGGCTTGATAAGTCTCTTTTTAAA CTGTCTAAAAGGTACGGACCGGTGTTTACCATCTACTTGGGACTCAAGAAGGTGGTGGTCCTGGCTGGATGCAAGACAGTCAAACAGGCTCTAATCAACCATGCTGAGGAGTTTGGGGAGAGAGAAATCACCCCTTTATTCCACGATTTCTCCAAAGGACATG GCATAGTATTCTCCAATGGGGATGGCTGGAAGGAAATGAGGCGCTTTACCTTAGCGACTCTGAGAGATTTTGGGATGGGCAAGAGACTCAGTGAGGAGAAAATCTCTGAGGAGTGTCACTACCTGATTGAAGAGTTTGAAAAACACGAAG GCAAAGCCTTTGACAACACAACGCTCATCACCTACGCAGTTTCAAATATCATTTCTGCCATCATATTCGGAAAGAGGTTTGACTTCAAAGATCCAATTCTCCAAGAAATGCTGGAAAATGACAAACAAATCATCCGTCTGTCTGCATCAGATTCCATTATG ATCTACGATGCGTTTCCGATGCTGGGTCCTTGGCTTAAAAACTGGAGGGATTTAATGAAAAATGTGGAGGATATCAAGCAGCGTTTATTGCActtaataaacaaactaagggagacTTTTAATCCTGACATATGTCGGTGCTTTGTCGATGCTTTCTGCACACGTAAGCTGAATCTGGAG GAGTCTGACGCTCAGAAGGTGCACTACCATGATGACAACCTGGTCTACAGTGTGATGGATTTGTTTGGCGCTGGAACCGACACGGGATCAAGCGCTCTTCGCTGGAGTCTACTTTTAATGGCCAAGTACCATCAAATACAAG ATCGGGTCCAGGAGGAGCTTAGTAGAGTGGTGGGAGACCGTCAGATCACAATGGAGGACAGGAGGAACCTGCCTTacatcgatgctgtcatccacgAGTCGCTGAGGTTCGCCAACATTGTTCCCATGACCGTCACTTACAACACCAGCAGAGACGTCACCTTCCAGGGATACTTCATTGAAAAG GGGACCACTGTGCTCCCTCTGCTGACATCTGTCCTCTATGATGAGAGTGAGTGGGAGACACCAAACACCTTCAACCCTTCCCACTTCCTGGACAAGGAGGGTAAATTCATCAGGAGGGATGCTTTCTTGCCCTTCTCTGCAG GCCGCAGGGCTTGTCTTGGGGAAGGTCTGGCCCGGATGGAGCTCTTCCTCTTCTTCACACACCTCCTGCAGCGCTTTCGATTCACCCCTGCACCCGGGATGTCGGAGGACCAGCTGGTTTTGACCCCAGTGGTGGGCTTTACACTCAGTCCTCTACCACACCAGTTGTGTGCTGTGAGTCGCCACTGA